A single genomic interval of Noviherbaspirillum cavernae harbors:
- the cadR gene encoding Cd(II)/Pb(II)-responsive transcriptional regulator — MKIGELAKRTDCEVETIRYYEREGLLPVPPRTDGNYRQYSEQDAERLMFIRHCRSLGMSLEDIRTLQHFQARPELACEEIDAMLDRHLRQTEAQIAALERLQKQLQILRDACHTHLTAQQCGILQNLQSAASSHDCVCHPEH; from the coding sequence ATGAAAATCGGAGAACTGGCCAAACGCACGGATTGCGAAGTGGAAACCATTCGCTATTACGAACGGGAAGGCTTGCTGCCGGTGCCGCCGCGCACGGATGGCAACTATCGGCAATACAGCGAGCAGGATGCGGAGCGGCTGATGTTCATCCGGCACTGCCGCTCGCTTGGCATGTCACTGGAAGACATTCGCACCTTGCAGCATTTTCAAGCCAGGCCGGAACTGGCTTGCGAGGAGATCGACGCGATGCTGGATCGTCATCTGCGCCAGACGGAAGCGCAGATCGCCGCGCTGGAGCGCCTGCAAAAGCAGCTACAGATCCTGCGCGATGCCTGTCACACGCATTTGACCGCGCAGCAGTGCGGCATCCTGCAAAACCTGCAGAGCGCCGCCAGCAGCCATGATTGCGTCTGCCATCCCGAGCATTGA
- a CDS encoding cation transporter encodes MSAQCCASNSSANAARDPRYRRALWIALIVNAAMFLIEIFGGMRSGSTSLLADAVDFFGDAANYAVALAVLSMAVVWRSRAALAKGLCMGAFGLFVIGKTAWSMAAGVVPEATTMGTIGFFALLANVGVAILLYTYRAGDANMRSVWLCTRNDAIGNVAVMLAALGVFGTGSAWPDWLVASLMGVLALSASISVVRDARRELAGAVPVGHVHDHAGHSH; translated from the coding sequence ATGTCAGCTCAATGTTGCGCAAGCAATTCCTCAGCCAATGCTGCTCGGGATCCGCGTTACCGTCGCGCGTTGTGGATCGCGCTCATCGTCAATGCCGCAATGTTTCTCATCGAAATATTCGGCGGCATGCGCTCCGGTTCGACATCGCTTTTGGCGGATGCGGTGGACTTCTTTGGGGACGCCGCGAACTATGCCGTGGCGCTGGCCGTGCTGTCGATGGCAGTCGTGTGGCGCAGCCGCGCCGCGCTGGCAAAGGGGCTGTGCATGGGGGCGTTCGGCCTGTTCGTGATTGGCAAGACCGCGTGGAGCATGGCTGCGGGCGTCGTGCCGGAAGCGACGACAATGGGCACGATCGGATTTTTCGCCTTGCTCGCCAACGTCGGCGTTGCAATCCTCTTGTACACCTATCGCGCCGGTGACGCGAACATGCGCTCGGTCTGGCTATGCACGCGCAACGATGCGATCGGCAATGTGGCGGTCATGCTGGCGGCGCTGGGCGTGTTCGGCACAGGCAGCGCGTGGCCCGACTGGCTGGTCGCAAGCTTGATGGGCGTGCTGGCATTGAGCGCATCGATCAGCGTGGTGCGGGATGCAAGGCGCGAGTTGGCGGGGGCCGTGCCTGTGGGGCACGTGCATGACCATGCCGGGCACTCGCATTGA